TTCCCGAAGTGGTTTATGGAAAAAATAAAAAATTTGAAGATATTATTTTAGCATTAAATGAGTTATTAAATAAAAATAATATTGCACTTGCTACAAAATTAAAAGATGAACATATTTTAAAATTAAAATCAGATAAAAATAATATTATTGAAGACTATAATATTGATAACAATACAGAAATAATAATAAATGAAGTTGCCAATGCCGTTATATTTAAGAAAAAAGATTATAATTCTAAAAAAATCGGAAAAATCGGAATATTGTGTGGGGGGACAAGCGACATACCGATAGCGGAGGAGGCAAAACTTACGGCAGAATTTATTGGTTGTGAGGTAATTACAGCATATGATGTAGGCGTTGCAGGAATACATAGATTATTTAATCCATTAAAAAATATGATAAAAAATAATGTATGTTGTATCATCGTTCTTGCAGGTATGGAGGGAGCTCTCCCCTCGGTGGTGGCAGGTTTGACAGATGTGCCTATTGTTGGTGTGCCTATTTCTGTTGGTTATGGTGTGGGTGCTAGTGGGAGCTCCGCATTAAATTGCATGTTGAGCTCATGCTCTCCGGGTTTAACTGTGGTAAATATAGATAATGGATTTGGTGCGGCATGTTTTGCATCATTGATAGCAAAGCAAGTTAAAAAATCCCAAAAATAACCTATATCTAAATTAAAAATAGAAAATATATTAAAATAGATTAAATAGAAAAAGAATAAAAAAATATTATTTTTATAATTTATTGTTTATGGAGTATATCATAGGCATCTGTTGGCCCATATGGAATTGGATTTCCAGGCAACAAATGGCTATTATTTTCCGCAGAAGCATATATTTTTACTTTTTTATTGCCTCTACATGCTGTATCTCCTGCAAATTTATAGTATTTACCATCTACTGCCCCATAATTCTTTATTTCTGGGTTTTCCACTGTTTCAGTGTATAGATATGAAACAGATCCTATGTGTATTTTTCCTTTTACAATGATTGTTCCTCTTCCTTCTGCACTTTCTCCCACTCTACCATCTGCATCTCCTTCAACAATAATAATTCCTTTTTGCATGTGGATACCACATAATATGTCCACATTACCTTTTACAATGATTGTTCCTCCACTTAGGTATTCTCCAACTTCTGTTCCAGCATCTCCTTCAACAATGATTGTTCCTCCTTTCATACCTACAATGTCTCCCCTGTATGAAGAGCCAAGATAATCTCCTGCATTTCCTTTTATTATTAATTCTCCTCCAAGCATTTCCTGCCCTGCAAAAGAATCAACATTTCCATTTACTGTTATTTTTCCCCCTTTCATCTGTGCTCCAACATACATTCCAGCATTTCCATCTATTACAATTTCTCCTGCTGTCATACCTAAACCTATCCTTTTAACCATACTCACATTACCTTTTATGATAAGCTTGGTTTCTTCGGGGGTTTCTCCAACTTCCCCGGATACTTCAAAAAATTCAGATACTGGTTTCTTTTTTCTACCTATCTGAATTTCCATATTTTTAATTTCCTCAACAGATTTTCCAGCAACTGCATCGGGGGTAAATACTCCTTCCACATCAAGAACATGAGGTGTTTGGGTTATTTCTAAGGTTAACTCTTTAACTGATGTCATTTATTGACCACCTCCTAAGTCATTTCCTGCTTTTATTACTTTTCTATGTGGCACATATTCATATCCTGTGTAGTATGTGCTCATTTGCATTGCATAGTATCTCTTAAATAATCTTTCAACATCTTCAAGCATACTACTATATACTTCTTTGTCGTTGAATTTTGACTCGGTAACATATGTTTTACCCATATTTGTGGAATTTACAATTTTTCCATCTTTAACAACAACTTCTCCATCTTTGATGGTGTATTTTGTTTTTGTAAATGCCTTTTTAATCGTTGGAGCATCATTTAACTTATCATTTTCAGGATCCAATTCATATATTGCAATATCTGCTTCTGCACCAAGTCCAAGATGTCCTTTTTCTTTTAATCCCAATACTTTTGCATTGGCTGCTCTTGTAACTGTGGCAATGTCGTATAATGAGTATTCTCTATCTAAGCTCTCAATTATTGTTCTACTTTTAACTTTTTTATTAAGTTTTTCATCAATAATTCTCTGTCTTTCTTTACTACTCATTAACCATGAAATTACATCAGGATATCTAATAAATGGTCCTGCATTAGGGTGGTCAGTTCCAAATAGTGCTTTCCAAGGGTCATCAATTAAAAGAGCTAACTCTAAACCAGCAGCCCACTGAATAGCATTTACGAGATTTTTACCTTTATAATGGAATGGTGTAATACCACTACCACATTCAATACCTATATCATTATTTGCCCACTTCCTATTGGTAATTGCATAAAGATGGTATTCCATAGGTCCATCTCCTGTCATTGTTGTGGTTTCATCCAATGTTAAAAATCCTACATCTATTGTAATTGGGTTGCTGTTTATGAACTTAGCCACATCTTCGGCTCTTGAATCAATATCTTTCATTGATTCTCCGCCATATGTATAAAATTGAACATGTGTAGCATGAACTGATGTGTCTCTTTCAGATACTGTATTAACTTGTGACCTTAATGCTGCTTTTGCATTATCCATAAATGTTTCATAGCTTCCAGGACTTCCTAAATTATTACCGTGCAAATGCACCGCATGAGGCATATTTAACATTTCGTTTACATCTGTTAGTCCGCTTATAATTTCATTTGGCGATAAATTGAAGTATGGTACTGGGTCTTGTCCATTTTCAATGTTTTGTCCCCAACTCCATGCTTCTACTCCTCCTGGATTTACTAACTTAATAGCATAAGCTTTGGTTTGGTCTAATAACCAAGATACATAAGCTGCTGCTTTGTCTAATTCTCCATCGTGGATATATTTTAATATCATCCAGTTATTACTTGATAAAAACATACATCCATTATCTAATAATGGCATTCTTTCAAATTCTTCATGAACGTGTTTAGCACCACTTGGAGCAAAAGCTGGGTCAAAGGCTGTGGTATATCCCATTTGAGCATACCTATATCCTGTTGTCCAGGTGCTCATTAATGAGTGTCCTCCCCCGCCTCTTTTTACTCCCATTACTCTGTCTTGGTGTTCAAATAATACCATTGGGTCTGGGTTTTTCCTTATGTCTTCTGGTCTAAGCATTCTACCAGTACATACTTTTGTTCCCGCAATGTGGGTATGGTGGTCAACCCCTCCGGGCATTACAACCATATTTTTAGCATCAATTACAGTAGCATCTTTTGAAACTTTATCGACAATTATTCCGTCTTTAACCATAATGTCTTTAACTTCTCCATCTATGCCATTTTTTGGGTCATATACATACCCATTTTTAATTATTAGTTCCATTATTTCACCTAACAAAAAGTTCTATTTGTTGCAGGTAGTGCTATATCTTTATGGCATTTTGGACACTGCACTATTGCTCTATGGGAATCAACATGTTTAATCAAAGATTTACAGTGTGGGCAAAACCATATTTTATCCCCCGTAGTTTTGCAAATTCCAGCTTCACAAACCACAGGAGTTCCATCAAGTGCCGTATTCTTCCTTCTCTTGAAATTTTCCTGTGTCGTTAAATAGAATTCAATAATATATTCATCAACACAATCTTCTTTATTACAATATGGGCACTCCATCATAACACCTACACATTAAATCACACCGTATAAATAATACGCCTTGGACAGTATATAAAATTTTCCATTTGATTTAAGCCGAAAATGTAGTATAACTAATATTAATTACTTTTTTTTAAATTCTGTAATCATTACATATATTAATAATGATATAAAGCATTTTTAGTAATTATATTTAATTATTATTTTACTGATTTAGTAATGTAATTTAAAAATATAAATATATAAATTTAAATAATTGAATGGGCCTATTTTTAAAATAAAAATAAGTCGATAATAAAAAAATTTTAAAATAATATGATTTAAATTGCGCAGGGAGCTCCCTGCAAAATACATCGTTTGGGATTATAAACATCCCATTTTTTTAGCAACTATTTCGTATTTTCCAACAACATCTCCCATACTTTTTCTATAAACATCTTTGTCCATAGCTTCTTTTGTTTCTTTATCCCATAATCTCATGGTATCTGGGCTAACTTCGTCGGCAATTACTAATTTTCCGTCTGTTGTTTTCCCGATTTCAATTTTAAAATCTACGAGGGTAATTCCTATTTCATCAAAGTATTTATATAATATTTCATTTACTTTTAAACCCAATTGTTTTAATTGTTTTAATTCTTCCTTTGTAGCAATTTTTAAAGCAAGGGCTATGTCGTCATTTAACATTGGGTCTCCATAATCATCGTTTTTATAATCAAACTGAACTATTGGATTTTCTAATACTGTTCCATCTTCGAACGGGAATCTTCTGCACAAACTACCTGTTGCAATATTCCTAACTATTACTTCTATCGGGATTATTTCAACATTTTTTGCTATCATCTGGTTTGGTTTTATGTATTCTATAAAGTGAGTGGGAGCTCCTTGTTGTTCCAACACTTCAAATAATTTCGAGGATATCAAGGCATTTAAATATCCTTTTCCAGACTTTACATCGTGCATTTCTCCATTTCCAGCAGTTATATCATCTCTAAAATCAATTAATACTTTTTCATCATCTATTTTATATATCGATTTTGCCTTTCCACTGTATAATGGTTCATTTTTCATTATCTCTTTTACATTTATATCCATACTGTCACCTTATATTTATTTTATTTATTTTTATATATTAGATAATATTTTAAATAATATTTAATAATTATTTATAATATTATATTATTATATTTTGGTTATGATTTTATAATTTATATAATATTATGGTGGTCAAATGTATTTTGAAGATTTTTCTAAATTTATATGCGCTTATGATGATTTTGAAGATAGTTTATATACAATATTCGGAGCTCCATATGATGGTACAACATCATATAAGCCAGGGGCAAGATTTGGAGCAGATGAGATAAGAAAAGCATCATGGGGATTGGAGACATATAGCCCAATATTAAAAAAGGATTTGGTTGATGTTCCCATATGTGATTTACACAACATATCCGTAGATGGAACTCAAAAGGATATTATGAAGTATATATATGAGGCATCAAAAAATTCAATGAAAAACAATAAAATACCAATTATGCTGGGAGGAGAGCATTCTATAACTTACCCAGTAGTAAAATCGGCAAAAAAAAAATATGATGATATATTATTAATTCAATTTGATGCCCACTGCGATTTAAGGGAGAATTATTTGAATAATAAATATTCTCATGCAAGTGTGATAAGAAGGTGCTTTGATTTAACAAAAGATATATATCAATTTGGAATAAGAAGTGGAGATGAAGAGGAATGGGAATTCGGAGAAAAAAACACAAATATTAGTATGGAGCTCCCAACAAAAGAAGACATAAATATAATAAAAGAATTAGATAAAAAAATATATATAACAATAGATATAGATGTTTTAGACCCTGCCTTTGCCCCGGGAACTGGAACACCAGAGCCATGCGGATTTTCTTCAAAAGAATTAATGAATTCATTATATTTATTTAAAGAATTAAAAGACAATATCATAGGTTTTGATGTTGTTGAGGTTTCACCGCATTATGATGCTGGAAATATTACTTCAATTATGGGGGCAAAAATAGTGAGAGAATTAATTTTATTATAAGGCGATAAAATGGACAATAATAAAGATAAAAATAACAAAACAGAAAGCACCGTAAATATAGGAATAGTAGTTCATGGACCAGAAATAATTGATTCAGGTAGTGCTAAAATGATTTTTGATTTATTAAATGATTTTAAATATAATTCCACAAAGATAAAACTAATGGCAAAGTTGGGGGGCACAATTGGAAGGGTGGCAGTTATAGACAACAATTTAGAAAATACAATTGATATCTCGGAAAAATTAGTTCCATCTGAAAGCTTAAAAAAATTAAATAAACACAATGATATATTATTTTTAATAAATTATGGAAAATCAAAAGAAACAGGGCACACATTCGGTAAAATCGTTGTAGAACGAAGCAATATAAAAAATAAAATAGTCATACAAATAGAAAGACCAAAGGAGAAAGACGGCACAATATTAATATGGAATACTCCAAAAAATGATTTTGAAAATAAATTAATAAATTATTTATCGGATAAATTAAATCTTCCCGTTGAAAATTGCGTAAGTAAGGGGTTGACAGTTTGGGAGGAAAACAACAATATATACAGGGAGCTCCATGGAGTAGATAAAGGGGAGGCCATTATGTTAAATGGCATTGTGGTAGGTAGAGCTATTGGAGCTCCTGTAATTTTAGTATCTAACAACAAATTAATAGATATAATCAATGGAGAAATAAAATGGCATGGAGTTGAAAAACTTGGAGAGATTGATTTAAATAAGGTTATTATAAAAACAGGTGTTTTAAGAAGGCATCCATCTAATATAAATAAAAATAAAATAAATAAGATGAATACTAGCCCATCTAACGATATGGGGGAAATAATTATTATAAATCATGCGGGAGAGGATGTTTTAGAATCTGTAAAAAATAAGGGAGCTCCCATTGTAATTACTATCGGGGACGATACAACAACCATTTGCGGAGACATTTTAGCCAGATTTAACATTAAAATAATAGGTATTACAGATGGAGACAGGGACGACATTTTAAAAAATCCAATAATTACAGAAGGTTCAAATATATTTTTAATAAAAAACTATAAAGATGATGATGTAGGGAAGATGTTGGAAGAAAAATTGAAAAATAGAAATAAAAAATTTACTTATGATGCAGTATTAAATTATATAAAAGAACTTCTAAATAAAAATAAAATTGATTATGATATTGAGCATT
The window above is part of the Methanococcus aeolicus Nankai-3 genome. Proteins encoded here:
- the larB gene encoding nickel pincer cofactor biosynthesis protein LarB; the protein is MREILNELLNKNITVEEAESLLKVHHIEEIEEKIKMDINREARTGIPEVVYGKNKKFEDIILALNELLNKNNIALATKLKDEHILKLKSDKNNIIEDYNIDNNTEIIINEVANAVIFKKKDYNSKKIGKIGILCGGTSDIPIAEEAKLTAEFIGCEVITAYDVGVAGIHRLFNPLKNMIKNNVCCIIVLAGMEGALPSVVAGLTDVPIVGVPISVGYGVGASGSSALNCMLSSCSPGLTVVNIDNGFGAACFASLIAKQVKKSQK
- a CDS encoding formylmethanofuran dehydrogenase subunit C, whose amino-acid sequence is MTSVKELTLEITQTPHVLDVEGVFTPDAVAGKSVEEIKNMEIQIGRKKKPVSEFFEVSGEVGETPEETKLIIKGNVSMVKRIGLGMTAGEIVIDGNAGMYVGAQMKGGKITVNGNVDSFAGQEMLGGELIIKGNAGDYLGSSYRGDIVGMKGGTIIVEGDAGTEVGEYLSGGTIIVKGNVDILCGIHMQKGIIIVEGDADGRVGESAEGRGTIIVKGKIHIGSVSYLYTETVENPEIKNYGAVDGKYYKFAGDTACRGNKKVKIYASAENNSHLLPGNPIPYGPTDAYDILHKQ
- a CDS encoding formylmethanofuran dehydrogenase subunit A, with protein sequence MELIIKNGYVYDPKNGIDGEVKDIMVKDGIIVDKVSKDATVIDAKNMVVMPGGVDHHTHIAGTKVCTGRMLRPEDIRKNPDPMVLFEHQDRVMGVKRGGGGHSLMSTWTTGYRYAQMGYTTAFDPAFAPSGAKHVHEEFERMPLLDNGCMFLSSNNWMILKYIHDGELDKAAAYVSWLLDQTKAYAIKLVNPGGVEAWSWGQNIENGQDPVPYFNLSPNEIISGLTDVNEMLNMPHAVHLHGNNLGSPGSYETFMDNAKAALRSQVNTVSERDTSVHATHVQFYTYGGESMKDIDSRAEDVAKFINSNPITIDVGFLTLDETTTMTGDGPMEYHLYAITNRKWANNDIGIECGSGITPFHYKGKNLVNAIQWAAGLELALLIDDPWKALFGTDHPNAGPFIRYPDVISWLMSSKERQRIIDEKLNKKVKSRTIIESLDREYSLYDIATVTRAANAKVLGLKEKGHLGLGAEADIAIYELDPENDKLNDAPTIKKAFTKTKYTIKDGEVVVKDGKIVNSTNMGKTYVTESKFNDKEVYSSMLEDVERLFKRYYAMQMSTYYTGYEYVPHRKVIKAGNDLGGGQ
- the purC gene encoding phosphoribosylaminoimidazolesuccinocarboxamide synthase, with amino-acid sequence MDINVKEIMKNEPLYSGKAKSIYKIDDEKVLIDFRDDITAGNGEMHDVKSGKGYLNALISSKLFEVLEQQGAPTHFIEYIKPNQMIAKNVEIIPIEVIVRNIATGSLCRRFPFEDGTVLENPIVQFDYKNDDYGDPMLNDDIALALKIATKEELKQLKQLGLKVNEILYKYFDEIGITLVDFKIEIGKTTDGKLVIADEVSPDTMRLWDKETKEAMDKDVYRKSMGDVVGKYEIVAKKMGCL
- the speB gene encoding agmatinase, translated to MYFEDFSKFICAYDDFEDSLYTIFGAPYDGTTSYKPGARFGADEIRKASWGLETYSPILKKDLVDVPICDLHNISVDGTQKDIMKYIYEASKNSMKNNKIPIMLGGEHSITYPVVKSAKKKYDDILLIQFDAHCDLRENYLNNKYSHASVIRRCFDLTKDIYQFGIRSGDEEEWEFGEKNTNISMELPTKEDINIIKELDKKIYITIDIDVLDPAFAPGTGTPEPCGFSSKELMNSLYLFKELKDNIIGFDVVEVSPHYDAGNITSIMGAKIVRELILL
- a CDS encoding DUF2117 domain-containing protein; the encoded protein is MDNNKDKNNKTESTVNIGIVVHGPEIIDSGSAKMIFDLLNDFKYNSTKIKLMAKLGGTIGRVAVIDNNLENTIDISEKLVPSESLKKLNKHNDILFLINYGKSKETGHTFGKIVVERSNIKNKIVIQIERPKEKDGTILIWNTPKNDFENKLINYLSDKLNLPVENCVSKGLTVWEENNNIYRELHGVDKGEAIMLNGIVVGRAIGAPVILVSNNKLIDIINGEIKWHGVEKLGEIDLNKVIIKTGVLRRHPSNINKNKINKMNTSPSNDMGEIIIINHAGEDVLESVKNKGAPIVITIGDDTTTICGDILARFNIKIIGITDGDRDDILKNPIITEGSNIFLIKNYKDDDVGKMLEEKLKNRNKKFTYDAVLNYIKELLNKNKIDYDIEHY